A window of the Henckelia pumila isolate YLH828 chromosome 3, ASM3356847v2, whole genome shotgun sequence genome harbors these coding sequences:
- the LOC140890201 gene encoding uncharacterized protein, with protein sequence MIALDQRFMTRCLGFQRVLSNVFGHIWVFLADDVKAECVLDHAQFLHLRVSDPFLPTHVFCSFVYAKCQACWWSLACRGDFNVVRDASECLGSSGGRQLPMDEFNHFVLESALVDAGFEGSSFTWTNKSIWKRLDRVFVSVDWGDHFNSIRVEHLSCTVSDHCPLLVSAPIFARGPSSFRFQSMWTRHPGFLQTIRLNWNMPCSLQGMPRLFAKLKRLKGHLKWWNRDVFGNLFDKIAEAERSVRLAEAACEADPSEHSWNPLVQMQ encoded by the exons ATGATTGCACTTGACCAGCGCTTCATGACCCGTTGCCTTGGTTTCCAGAGAGTTCTATCGAATGTCTTTGGTCATATTTGGGTTTTTTTGGCGGACGATGTGAAGGCGGAGTGTGTCCTTGATCACGCTCAATTCCTCCATCTTCGCGTGTCGGATCCTTTTTTGCCGACCCATGTTTTTTGCTCTTTCGTGTATGCCAAGT GTCAAGCCTGTTGGTGGTCCTTGGCTTGTCGGGGGGATTTTAATGTCGTGAGGGATGCCTCCGAGTGTCTTGGCTCTTCTGGTGGGAGGCAGCTCCCCATGGACGAGTTTAATCATTTTGTTTTGGAGTCTGCGCTGGTTGACGCTGGTTTTGAGGGCTCTTCGTTCACCTGGACGAATAAGTCCATTTGGAAGCGTCTTGACAGAGTTTTTGTTTCTGTGGATTGGGGTGACCATTTCAACTCTATCAGGGTTGAACACCTCAGTTGCACGGTTTCGGATCATTGTCCTCTTTTGGTGTCTGCTCCTATCTTTGCTCGGGGGCCGAGCTCGTTTCGGTTCCAGAGCATGTGGACTCGGCACCCGGGGTTCCTTCAAACCATCAGGCTGAACTGGAACATGCCCTGCTCTTTGCAAGGCATGCCCAGGCTCTTTGCCAAGCTGAAACGGTTGAAGGGCCACCTCAAGTGGTGGAACCGAGATGTTTTTGGGAACCTTTTTGATAAGATCGCTGAGGCGGAGAGGTCGGTTAGACTGGCTGAGGCTGCCTGTGAAGCGGATCCCTCTGAGCATAGCTGGAACCCTCTTGTCCAGATGCAATGA